From the Polaribacter huanghezhanensis genome, the window AGGGCCAAGTATCACCAGTGATAGAGGCTGTTTTTTAGCAAATTTTAAACCCGTAAGAGGAGATTATGCTGTTGACGGAGCTCTATACACAATGGAAGGAAAATCGTTCAATGCCAATGATTATGGATTGTATAACATGGCAGGAAATGTGTCAGAATGGACAAATTCATCTTATAATATGTCATCGTATTATCTGGGTTCTACGATGAATCCTAATGTGGAAGATAGAAATAATAATAAAAAAATTATCCGTGGTGGTTCTTGGAAAGACGTAGCTTACTTTTTAGAAGTAAGTTCTAGAGATTACGAATATGCAGATACTGCAAGAAGTTATATCGGATTTAGAACCGTGCAAAACTACTTGGGTAAAATTTATGGAAGAAACAAATAAATTAATTATAACCCCCTGAAAATAAAATTATGGCACAATCAAGAAGAAGTAAGAAAATAATGAATATGGCTTATGGTCTAGGAGCGGCAATTGTTATTCTTGGAGCACTTTTTAAAATTTTACACTGGAAATTTGGAAATGAAATGCTAATGATTGGAATGATAACAGAAGCATTGGTATTTATAATATCTGCATTTGAACCTGTTGACGATGACTTAGATTGGAGTAAGGTGTATCCAGAATTAGGAGAGTTTGATGAAGAAGCTACAGGGGCGCATGGGTTGCTTTCTCAAAAATTAGACACTATATTAAGAGAAGCAGAGTTAGATAGTTCATTAATAAAAGGCTTAACGGATAGCTTTAAAAACTTTAAAGGAGCAACAGAAGGATTATCTGCTCTATCAGAATCTATAACAACAACAAATAGTTATAATGAGCAAATGTCTAAAGCTGCTGTTCAAATGGAATCTTTAACAAGTTTGTATCAAATACAAATGGAAAACACTACGAAGCAAACAGAATTAAACAATTCGTTAGCAGAAAATTCTGAGAAATTAAAAGAACAAATGGAATCGTTAGCCGACAATATGGCTTCTTTAAATGGAGTTTATGGTGGTATGTTATCTGCAATGTCAAGCAAATAATTAGTAATAATTTATAACTAAACTAATTAGATATGGCAGGAGGAAAAATGTCCCCAAGACAAAAAATGATAAACTTAATGTATCTTGTGTTTATTGCAATGATGGCATTAAGCATGGGAAAAGAAGTGCTAACAGCTTTTGGTTCAATCAACGAAAAACTAACCAAAAACAACCATTCTACAACCCAAAAGAATGAAATTGCATATCGTAGGTTAAATACAAAAGCAAAAGATCAACCAGAAAAATATCAGCCACTTAAGCAGAAGGCAGATAAAATTAAAGATGCTTCAAATAAACTTAATGTTTATATTGATAGTTTAAAAGCAAAAATGTTGTTTGATCAAGAAGATAAAAAGAATTATGAAGTTATGGATAGAGGAGATTTCTTAGATGAAAATTTCTTTAAAGGTGATAAATATTCTAAAACAGGAACTGAGTTTGTAAATGAAATAAATGAATATAGAACAAGTGTTGTTTCGGCATTAGGCACTGAGTATAAAAGCTTAGCAAATTCTATATCAAATTTATTTAGCACAGAAGACCAAACGGATAGAGAAGGGGTTACAAAAAAATGGTTGAACTATCATTTTGAAAGTTTTCCTTTAGTAGCTTCGTTAACTAAATTAACTCAAATGCAAGTTGATATTAAAAATAGCGAAAGTAATGTCTTAACCACCATGCTAAGTGGTCAACTTGAAAGCGAAGTTTCTTTAAGTAATTATAAAGGGATTGTTCAACTTGATAAAACAGCATATTATGTTGGAGAAAAAGTGACCGGGAAAGTTGTTTTAGGTCGTTATGATGCAAGTATGATTCCAGATAAAGTAACTTTAAACGGGCGTAATTATACAAATATTAATGCTGGTCAAGTAATTTTAGATTTAAGAGCCAATAAGTTAGGTGACAATGATATCAAAGGTAAAATTACTTTCAAAGAGAATAATAAAGAAGTAGATGTTGAGTTTAATAGTTCATATACTGTAATACCAGAACCTAATGAGGCAGTTATTTCTGCAGATGCAATGAATGTTGTATACAGAGGAGTTGATAACCCTGTTTCTGTTTCATTACCCGGTGTTAGTAATAATAATTTAAAAGTTACGGCAACAGGAGGAAATATTATACCAAATGGCTCAAGTTATATTATAAAAGCAGGGAAAGGAACTGAAATGACTATTAATGTTGGAGCAACACTTTCTAGTGGAAAAAAAATAAACTCATCTAAAAAGTTTAGAGTAAAAGATATTCCAGCTGCTCAAGCTTCGGTTAGAAATGAGTTTGGTTTGGTGAGAATGCCAAAAACTAGTGTAGCAAGAGCAGCAATTGGCGCTGGGTTACCTGATTTTGTTTTTGACTTACAACTAAAAGTAACTAGTTTTAAGGTGAAGGTTCCAGGGCAATTAACAGTATTAGTTAATGGTGCAGCCTTTAACGCAGCAGCAAAGAAAGTCTTAGCAAGAGCAAAAAGAGGAGATCAAATTACAATTTTTGATATAGAAGCTGTAATTAAAAACAACACTTCCTACAAATTAAAGAAAGTATTGCCTGTAATTATTGAAATTTCAAATTAAGATTAAATTAAGTAGTATGAATGGGAAACGTTTTTATATTGTTTTTTTAGCATTAATTACCTCAGGGATAATGAATGCACAAGCTAGTCTATTAAACTCAAAAACTGTTGATCAGATTGGGAGGAAAACAAAGGAACAATTGTTGACGGATAATGATACCCCCCTACCTTATGGCTATATAGATGATAGAGATATTTTATGGTCTAAGGTGGTTTGGGAGATAATTGATTTAAATCAAAAAATAAATCTCCCCTATTATTTTCCGATTGATACTGTTAATATTTCTAATGATCGTAGGTCGTTGTTTGACACCTTATATAAAGGAATTAGAACAGGGAAAATTAAGGAAGCTTATTCTGATTCTTTCTTTGGCTCTAAAATTACCCGACAAGAAATTGCAGGGAAGTTATTTAATGCTAGACAAAACGGAAATAACATAGATACATTTAAAATTAGCACACAAGATATCACTGCCTTTAAAATTAAAGGAATGTGGTATTTTGATAAAAGACAAGGAGAATTAAAATATAGATTATTAGCCATTGCTCCTTTAGGTCCAGATGTACAAACGTTGGGTGTTTCAGAAATTGAAGATGATAATTTATATGAATTGTTTTGGGTTTTTTATCCATCGGCAAGAGATCTTTTACATAAAGCTAAAGTATTTAATCCGAGGAATTCATCGCATCCAATCTCTTTTGATCATTTATTAAACGCTAGGCGTTTTGCATCGTTTATTGTAAGAACAGAAAATATTTATGACAATCGTAAAATATCTGACTACTTGAGAGGAAATTCTTTATTTCAATTATTAGAAGCAGACAAGATTAAAGAGGATATTAGAAATAGAGAAATGGATATGTGGAATTACTAATTCCAATTCACAGAGCCGTCCTAAAATAGGTTTACAGATTATACTAAAATTAAACCAGAACATTGCTTTCTTCTGGTTTTGTTAACCTGCATTGTTTTAACAGATCTGGATGTTTTTGAAGACAATGTTTTAAATATGTTAGTTGGTATAATTATTTTTAAGATTTATAAAAAATGTTCTCTTTTTCTACTTTTGAAACTATAGACAATTTAAAAACAAAGTTGTAATCACCTTGGGCGCACTTCTTTCTTGAGTTTTCTGAATACTTCATAAATAAGTCGTTTTTGTGTCAACTTATTTTAGAACGGGACATATAAAAATAAAAAAAGCGTTCTGAAAATTCAGAACGCTTTTTTACATTTTTTTTAATCTAAAAATTACAATCCAGCTACGTGCTTTGTTAATTTAGATTTTAAGTTACCCGCTTTGTTTTCATGGATAATATTACTCTTTGCTAACTTGTCTAACATCGCAATAACAGAAGGTAATAACGCTTCGGCTTCTTTCTTGTCTTCAACTGCACGCAAGTTTCTTACAGCATTTCTTGTCGTTTTATGCTGATACTTGTTTCTTAACCTCTTTGCTTCGTTACTTCTAATTCTTTTTAAAGCTGACTTATGATTTGCCATAATGTTTAATTTTAGTTTATTTTAAAACTTGTAGTCCGTACGGGAATCGAACCCGTGTTACCAGGATGAAAACCTGGCGTCCTAACCCCTAGACGAACGGACCATTACAATCTTATTGCTGATTGCGGGTGCAAATATACAACGTTTTTAAAACTCTGCAATAAAATTTTAATTTTTTTTATAGAATTTTAATATGCCTTTGCAAACAACACTTTTCTGCTTGATGTTTTCCCGGAAAACACGCAAATTCCTTCTTCAAATTTAGCATCATTTGGGATGCATCTAATTGTTGCTTTTGTAATTTCTTTAATTTTGTCTTCGGTTTCTTCTGTTCCGTCCCAATGCGCTAAAACAAAACCACCTTTTGTATCGATGACTTCTTTAAATTCATCAAAAGTTGTGACCTCTGTAGTATGCTTACTTCTATACTCAATAGCTCTATTAAAAAGGTTTTCTTGAATTTGATTTAGCAAATCTTCAATAAAATCGACAACTACATCTTGCGAAACAGTTTGTTTTTCTAATGTATCTCTACGAGCAACTTCTACGGTATTATTTTCTATATCTCTCGCGCCAAAAGCCATTCTTACAGGAACTCCTTTTAGCTCATATTCAGCAAATTTTGCTCCAGGTCTAAATGTATCTCTATCATCAAACTTAACAGAAATTCCTTTTTCTCTAAATGCTTTTACAAATTCTGATACTTTTTCTGAAATAGCCTCTAATTGTTCATCATTTTTATAAATTGGCACAATTATCACCTGAATTGGCGCTAATTTTGGAGGTAACACTAATCCAAAATCATCAGAATGCGTCATAATTAACCCCCCAATTAAACGGGTAGAAACTCCCCAAGAAGTTGCCCAAACATATTCTTGCTTTCCTTCTTTAGAAGTATATTTTACATCAAAAGCTTTGGCGAAATTTTGTCCTAAAAAATGACTTGTTCCTGCTTGCAATGCTTTTCCGTCTTGCATTAATGCTTCAATTGTAAACGTATCTTCTGCTCCCGCAAATCGTTCACTTTCTGATTTTAAACCCTTTACGACCGGCATCGCCATAAAATTTTCTGCAAATTCCGCATATACTTCTTGCATTTGTTTTGCTTCTGCAACTGCCTCTTTTTTAGTTGCATGAGCTGTATGACCTTCTTGCCACAAAAATTCTGCTGTTCTTAAAAACAAACGTGTTCTCATTTCCCAACGAACTACATTTGCCCATTGATTTATTAATAAAGGTAAATCTCTATAAGATTGAATCCAACCTTTATAGGTATTCCAAATAATTGCTTCAGAAGTTGGTCTTACCACCAATTCTTCTTCTAGTTTTGCTTCTGGATCTACACGAAGTTTACCAGGTCTATCTGGATCATTTTGCAATCGATAATGCGTAACCACAGCACATTCTTTGGCAAATCCTTCTGCATTTTTTTCTTCAGCTTCAAACAAACTTTTTGGCACAAACAAAGGGAAATACGCATTTTCATGTCCAGTTTCCTTAAACATTCTGTCTAACTCTGCTTGCATTTTTTCCCAAATAGCATATCCGTAAGGTTTTATCACCATACATCCTCTAACGGCAGAGTTTTCTGCTAAATCAGCTTTAACAACTAATTCGTTGTACCATTTAGAATAATCTTCTTTTCTTGTTGTTAACTTCTTACCCATATTTTAAAAGTTTGGCATAAAACTTGTTATCTTTAGTGTGGATTAAAATCCTGCACAAAACTAATGCAAAAAGATTAGTGTCCCAATCAAAGTTTAATTTTTTTGCAAAACAATATTAATCTGATAACTCATATTATGAAATCTCAATCATATCCTAAAAAAATAGCTTACTATCTTAGCTTTGCATTTATTGCAAATTTAATTTTAGTATCGTGTGGAACCTACCAAAGTGTTTATACTAATGATGGAATTTATGATGACGATACCGTAAGAGAAAATGTTGTTATTGTAAATCACACAAATAAACAACCAAAAACAGAGGGCAGTTATTTTAAAGAAGAAATTAATGCTTTTAATGACATCACAGAAGATACTGTTTTTACGGATGCAGATGATTATACTTCTTACGATAATTTAAATGATGATTACGACAATGATCCTTGGGGATACTCTACCAGCAATGATGATAATGTTACCATCAATATTAATGTAAGAAATAGGTTTAGAAATTATTGGGATTTTTATGATTATGACCCTTATTGGGGATATCAATGGGGATTTAGACATGGTTTCTATGGCGATTACACCTATTATCCTTTTCAATATGGATACTATAATAATTACAGATTTTATAATTTTTATTATTCTCCTTATTATTATAATCCGTATTACAGAAATACAAGATATGATAACAATAATAGAAATTATACTTACACAAAACGAAATTCTGTAAACACCTCAAGCAGAAGAAATACTTCTTTTTACAATAACACAAATTCAAGCAGAAGAGCTTCGTCAATAAATAAAAGAGTTAAATCTGTTTATAACAATACAAATTATAACACCAGAAGACGAAACAACTCTGTACAGAACAACAATAGTAGCTCAAGAAGAAATTCTACAAATACAACAAGAAGATCAAATACAAAACGAAATTCTTCTGTAAATAATAGATCCAATTCTTCTAATAAAAAAACATACAACTCAACTCGAAGAGGTTCTTCAAGCTCAAATAAATCATACAGATCAAATACCTCTTCTAATAGAGGTTCAACTGTAAGAAGTTCTAGCTCTAAAGGAAACAATACTTCTTCTAGAAGGAGAGGGAATTAACAATCAAGATTTAAATTTAAAAAAATGAAAAAAGTTACATTATTTGTACTCTTTTGTGCAATTTCTTTGCCTAATTTTTCGCAAAGTTTAGGTTACGAAGATTTGGCAATCTTATTTTCAAAAGACAACAATACAGGTTCTGCAAGATACAATGCAATGAGTGGCGCATTTGGTGCTTTAGGTGGAGATGTAAGTGCGGTAAAAATAAATCCTGCCAGTAGTGCTGTCTTTAAAAACAGTGTATTTACAGCATCATTAAATTCTAGATCTGCAGAAATAAACACTAAGTACTACGGAAATTCTACAACCATGCAAAAAGGTTATTTTAAGTTTTCTCAAGCTGGAGCCGTTTTTGTTTACAATAGCTATACAAATAGTGATTGGTCTAAGTTTGCATTTAGTTTTAATTATTCTATCAGAAATAATTACGATACAAATTTTATTGCAAACGGAAATAGCGGTTTTGCTACATTTACAGAATTCCCTTTAGATACTGGAAATCCTAAAAACCAATATGTAAACTCAGAATCCCAACAATTTAACACTGCTTATAAAGGTAAAATTACTGAATATAATTTTGCTCTTTCTGGTGTCTATCAAAACGATTTATATCTTGGAGCCTCTATAAACACCTATGATTTAAAGTTTTCTCAACAATCATTTTTAAAGGAACAAAACAACGATGGTTCGGGAAATGTGTTAAATGCAAAATTTTATCAAGAAAACAACACGGTAGGAACTGGGTTTTCTTTAAGCGCTGGAGCAATTTACAAAGCAACAAAAAGCTTACGTTTAGGGTTCTCTTATCAAACACCTATTTGGTTTACAGAAATAAATGAAGAAACGAATATTTTAAATAATGATGGTTTTTTAGGCGACACAGAGATTATAGCCTCTAATAACAATACTATTTACGATAATACAGCAGGCAACTATTTTCCTACTCAAGCGTTTTCATACAAATTAAAAACTCCGGCAAAAACAACAGCAAGTATTGCGTATATTTTTGGAAAAAACGGATTGATTAGTGCAGATTACACATTAAGTAATTATAAAAATTTGAAACTTTCTAACGCAGATTTCACTGTAGAAAATCAATTTTTTAATAACAATCTAAGAAACACATATACTTTAAATATTGGTACAGAATGGCGTTTTAAATCACTTAGTTTACGCGGCGGATATCATTATTCTCAAAGTCCAGATGCAAATGCAATTAAATCTGACAATATAAAAGGATATTCTTACGGAGCTGGTTATAGTTTTGGAAATGTAAAATTAGATTTCGCTTATCAAAACAAAACAAATACGCAATTGTATAATTTTTATCCTCAATACAATCAAGTAAACGCAGCAGATTTAAAAATTGATAATCGAATTTTAACAGCAACGTTAAGCATCAATTTATAAAATAATTAATACTAAAAACAAGTAAGACCTCATCGGAAATAAACCTTTGAGGTCTTTGCTATTCATTCATATTTTTACCTTAATTTTGTCAAACATTTGTTTGGTAAAACACAACCAAACAACGCAGATATTATTATGAGCAAAACAGCTATTTCTATACAAAATACAAACAACGATTCTATCATTAAATTCACAAGTACTTCTATTTTAATTAATGGCGGAAGTTATGAATTCACCAATATTGACGAAGCAAAAAACGCGCCGTTAGCTCAACAATTATTTTATTTGCCATTTGTTAAAAAGGTTTTTATTACTGCAAATTTTATTGCAATTCAAAAATATGATATTGTTGAATGGAACGATGTTCAAGAAGAAGTTAGAGAGCAAATTGAGGCATACTTAAATGACGGAAATAGCGTTGTAAGCGAACCTGAAACCACAAAAAAGAAAACGATTGAAGTGTATACTGAAGTAACACCTAATCCGTCTGTAATGAAGTTTGCAGCTACAAAATCATTGACAACAACAGATGTTGAATGCAAAAATATTGATGAAGCAAACGAAACATCTCCGTTAGCGCAAGCTTTATTTCGTTTTCCTTTTGTAAAAGAGGTTTTTATATCCGGAAATTATGTGTCTATTACAAAATTTGACATGGTAGAATGGGATGAAATTCATCCAGAATTAAGAGCTTTTATTCTTACTTATTTACAAGAAGATAAAATTATTATCAAGCAAATCCCTAAAGCAAAAAAAGAAAGCACAAAATCAGTAGAGTTAACTCCAGAAAACTTGGACGAAACTTCTGCAAAAATTGTTAGTATTTTAGACGAATATATAAAACCTGCTGTAGCTTCTGATGGAGGAAACATAGCGTTTAGATCTTACGACCAAGAAAGTAAAATTGTAAGTGTTGTTTTACAAGGCGCTTGTAGCGGTTGTCCATCATCAACAATGACGTTAAAAAACGGAATTGAAACGATGCTAAAAGAAATGTTACCCAATCAAATTAACGAAGTTGTTGCAATAAACGGATAATCCTTTTGTCCTTTGGACATTTCCCAAAGGGAAAAGTAAAATTAAAAGTTTAAAAAAAACCTAAAAATGAACTATTTACTGGCTTACAGCATATAGCTTGAAGCCTAAAGCAAATATAAAATGTCAGCAGAAAAAATAAATCCATACAAAGATTCAGAATTAGGAAAAAAAGAG encodes:
- the gldL gene encoding gliding motility protein GldL — protein: MAQSRRSKKIMNMAYGLGAAIVILGALFKILHWKFGNEMLMIGMITEALVFIISAFEPVDDDLDWSKVYPELGEFDEEATGAHGLLSQKLDTILREAELDSSLIKGLTDSFKNFKGATEGLSALSESITTTNSYNEQMSKAAVQMESLTSLYQIQMENTTKQTELNNSLAENSEKLKEQMESLADNMASLNGVYGGMLSAMSSK
- the gldM gene encoding gliding motility protein GldM, producing the protein MAGGKMSPRQKMINLMYLVFIAMMALSMGKEVLTAFGSINEKLTKNNHSTTQKNEIAYRRLNTKAKDQPEKYQPLKQKADKIKDASNKLNVYIDSLKAKMLFDQEDKKNYEVMDRGDFLDENFFKGDKYSKTGTEFVNEINEYRTSVVSALGTEYKSLANSISNLFSTEDQTDREGVTKKWLNYHFESFPLVASLTKLTQMQVDIKNSESNVLTTMLSGQLESEVSLSNYKGIVQLDKTAYYVGEKVTGKVVLGRYDASMIPDKVTLNGRNYTNINAGQVILDLRANKLGDNDIKGKITFKENNKEVDVEFNSSYTVIPEPNEAVISADAMNVVYRGVDNPVSVSLPGVSNNNLKVTATGGNIIPNGSSYIIKAGKGTEMTINVGATLSSGKKINSSKKFRVKDIPAAQASVRNEFGLVRMPKTSVARAAIGAGLPDFVFDLQLKVTSFKVKVPGQLTVLVNGAAFNAAAKKVLARAKRGDQITIFDIEAVIKNNTSYKLKKVLPVIIEISN
- the gldN gene encoding gliding motility protein GldN → MNGKRFYIVFLALITSGIMNAQASLLNSKTVDQIGRKTKEQLLTDNDTPLPYGYIDDRDILWSKVVWEIIDLNQKINLPYYFPIDTVNISNDRRSLFDTLYKGIRTGKIKEAYSDSFFGSKITRQEIAGKLFNARQNGNNIDTFKISTQDITAFKIKGMWYFDKRQGELKYRLLAIAPLGPDVQTLGVSEIEDDNLYELFWVFYPSARDLLHKAKVFNPRNSSHPISFDHLLNARRFASFIVRTENIYDNRKISDYLRGNSLFQLLEADKIKEDIRNREMDMWNY
- the rpsT gene encoding 30S ribosomal protein S20, with the translated sequence MANHKSALKRIRSNEAKRLRNKYQHKTTRNAVRNLRAVEDKKEAEALLPSVIAMLDKLAKSNIIHENKAGNLKSKLTKHVAGL
- the proS gene encoding proline--tRNA ligase; the protein is MGKKLTTRKEDYSKWYNELVVKADLAENSAVRGCMVIKPYGYAIWEKMQAELDRMFKETGHENAYFPLFVPKSLFEAEEKNAEGFAKECAVVTHYRLQNDPDRPGKLRVDPEAKLEEELVVRPTSEAIIWNTYKGWIQSYRDLPLLINQWANVVRWEMRTRLFLRTAEFLWQEGHTAHATKKEAVAEAKQMQEVYAEFAENFMAMPVVKGLKSESERFAGAEDTFTIEALMQDGKALQAGTSHFLGQNFAKAFDVKYTSKEGKQEYVWATSWGVSTRLIGGLIMTHSDDFGLVLPPKLAPIQVIIVPIYKNDEQLEAISEKVSEFVKAFREKGISVKFDDRDTFRPGAKFAEYELKGVPVRMAFGARDIENNTVEVARRDTLEKQTVSQDVVVDFIEDLLNQIQENLFNRAIEYRSKHTTEVTTFDEFKEVIDTKGGFVLAHWDGTEETEDKIKEITKATIRCIPNDAKFEEGICVFSGKTSSRKVLFAKAY
- a CDS encoding OmpP1/FadL family transporter, encoding MKKVTLFVLFCAISLPNFSQSLGYEDLAILFSKDNNTGSARYNAMSGAFGALGGDVSAVKINPASSAVFKNSVFTASLNSRSAEINTKYYGNSTTMQKGYFKFSQAGAVFVYNSYTNSDWSKFAFSFNYSIRNNYDTNFIANGNSGFATFTEFPLDTGNPKNQYVNSESQQFNTAYKGKITEYNFALSGVYQNDLYLGASINTYDLKFSQQSFLKEQNNDGSGNVLNAKFYQENNTVGTGFSLSAGAIYKATKSLRLGFSYQTPIWFTEINEETNILNNDGFLGDTEIIASNNNTIYDNTAGNYFPTQAFSYKLKTPAKTTASIAYIFGKNGLISADYTLSNYKNLKLSNADFTVENQFFNNNLRNTYTLNIGTEWRFKSLSLRGGYHYSQSPDANAIKSDNIKGYSYGAGYSFGNVKLDFAYQNKTNTQLYNFYPQYNQVNAADLKIDNRILTATLSINL
- a CDS encoding NifU family protein, which produces MSKTAISIQNTNNDSIIKFTSTSILINGGSYEFTNIDEAKNAPLAQQLFYLPFVKKVFITANFIAIQKYDIVEWNDVQEEVREQIEAYLNDGNSVVSEPETTKKKTIEVYTEVTPNPSVMKFAATKSLTTTDVECKNIDEANETSPLAQALFRFPFVKEVFISGNYVSITKFDMVEWDEIHPELRAFILTYLQEDKIIIKQIPKAKKESTKSVELTPENLDETSAKIVSILDEYIKPAVASDGGNIAFRSYDQESKIVSVVLQGACSGCPSSTMTLKNGIETMLKEMLPNQINEVVAING